A region of Mauremys mutica isolate MM-2020 ecotype Southern chromosome 2, ASM2049712v1, whole genome shotgun sequence DNA encodes the following proteins:
- the RNF152 gene encoding E3 ubiquitin-protein ligase RNF152, with translation MEILSQDSLLECQICFSYYSPRRRPKLLDCKHTCCSVCLQQMRTSQKDLRCPWCRGITKLPPGFSVSQLPDDPEVIAVIAIPHTSEHTPVFIKLPSNGCYMLPLPISKERALLPGDIGCRLLPGSQQKSVTVMTIPTEQQPLQGGIPQEVGEEEQDRRGVVKSSTWSGVCTVILVACVLVFLLGIVLHNMSCISKRFTVISCG, from the coding sequence ATGGAGATACTgtcccaggactctctgctggaATGTCAGATTTGTTTCAGTTATTACAGCCCCCGACGGAGGCCCAAGTTGCTGGACTGTAAGCATACCTGCTGTTCTGTTTGCCTTCAGCAGATGAGGACAAGCCAGAAGGACCTGAGATGTCCCTGGTGCCGAGGTATCACTAAACTGCCACCGGGATTTTCTGTATCCCAGCTGCCTGATGACCCAGAGGTGATTGCTGTGATTGCAATTCCCCATACTTCAGAGCACACCCCAGTCTTCATCAAACTTCCTAGCAATGGGTGCTACATGTTGCCCTTGCCCATCTCCAAGGAGAGAGCGCTGTTGCCAGGAGACATTGGCTGTCGCCTCCTGCCAGGTAGTCAGCAAAAGTCTGTCACTGTGATGACAATCCCAACTGAGCAGCAGCCCCTGCAAGGAGGGATCCCGCAGGAAGTCGGAGAGGAGGAGCAAGACAGGAGGGGCGTTGTGAAAAGCTCCACCTGGTCAGGTGTTTGCACTGTGATCTTGGTGGCGTGCGTCTTGGTCTTTCTCCTTGGTATTGTTCTCCACAATATGTCTTGCATTTCCAAGCGTTTCACTGTGATTTCCTGTGGCTGA